One region of Gigantopelta aegis isolate Gae_Host chromosome 7, Gae_host_genome, whole genome shotgun sequence genomic DNA includes:
- the LOC121377871 gene encoding palmitoyltransferase ZDHHC16-like, translated as MQRVSVNNSNTKDYEICRLKTNDLKSDSNLETNKRNSTLLNQDSYSTKDERSFSSRKQHDNGRTSVWESYLLPGYCLICNDVKPPRCHYCPVCDVCVLKRDHHCYFAGSCVGWRNHRYFIVFCFWASLGSSHVSVHLHSQDTLVVHHLRRPLRAVCSIVMHYRKNVTSCGNLYLLGVISSVLHSAWYEICRRTHILGDKGVSDV; from the coding sequence ATGCAACGTGTTTCCGTTAACAACTCGAATACAAAAGACTACGAAATATGTCGATTAAAAACAAACGATCTCAAAAGTGATTCTAATTTGGAAACAAACAAACGCAACTCGACTTTATTAAATCAAGACTCGTATTCAACAAAAGACGAACGTTCTTTCAGCAGTCGTAAACAACACGACAATGGACGAACCTCGGTTTGGGAATCCTATCTGTTGCCGGGTTACTGCCTGATTTGCAATGACGTAAAGCCACCGAGGTGTCACTACTGCCCGGTCTGTGACGTATGCGTCTTGAAACGAGACCACCACTGTTACTTCGCAGGCTCGTGTGTCGGGTGGAGAAACCACAGGTACTTCATAGTGTTTTGCTTCTGGGCGTCACTTGGCAGCAGTCACGTGTCCGTCCATCTTCATTCACAAGACACTCTGGTCGTCCATCACCTACGTCGACCTCTTCGCGCCGTGTGCAGTATTGTGATGCATTATCGGAAGAACGTCACTTCCTGTGGTAATTTATATTTGCTTGGCGTCATCTCATCTGTACTGCATTCTGCTTGGTACGAAATTTGTCGTAGAACACATATACTTGGTGACAAAGGGGTTAGCGACGTTTGA
- the LOC121377870 gene encoding protein TRACHEARY ELEMENT DIFFERENTIATION-RELATED 7A-like, whose amino-acid sequence MCKSTSVDKKAEYPDHPTLPTNPITRPPHSPDQSYHPTTQLSRPPHSRPILSPDQPTLPTNPITQPTLSPDQSYHPTNPLSRPPHSPDQSYRPTNPLSRPPHSRDQSYHPTTPLSRPPHSPDQSYHPTTPLSRPILSPDHPTLPTTPLSRPILSPEHPTLPTNPITRPPNSPDQSYFRI is encoded by the coding sequence ATGTGCAAGTCGACATCGGTGGACAAAAAGGCAGAGTATCCCGACCACCCCACTCTCCCGACCAATCCTATCACCCGACCACCCCACTCTCCCGACCAATCCTATCACCCGACCACCCAACTCTCCCGACCACCCCACTCCCGACCAATCCTATCACCCGACCAACCCACTCTCCCGACCAATCCTATCACCCAACCAACCCTCTCTCCCGACCAATCCTATCACCCGACCAACCCACTCTCCCGACCACCCCACTCTCCCGACCAATCCTATCGCCCGACCAACCCACTCTCCCGACCACCCCACTCTCGCGACCAATCCTATCACCCGACCACCCCACTCTCCCGACCACCCCACTCTCCCGACCAATCCTATCACCCGACCACCCCACTCTCCCGACCAATCCTATCACCCGACCACCCCACTCTCCCGACCACCCCACTCTCCCGACCAATCCTATCACCCGAGCACCCCACTCTCCCGACCAATCCTATCACCCGACCACCCAACTCTCCCGACCAATCCtattttcga